Within Alphaproteobacteria bacterium, the genomic segment AATCTTTGGCGTGATCCCAATGCCGCGTGCAGCATTTTCTCCATTTACGATTACGCAATCGAGGCCCAAATCTTCTCTCAGCTTAGGCACATACTCTACTATAGTATCACGCCCAGATCTTCCCATCACATCGCCACAAAATAGAATCTTCATTAAATCCCCTTTGTTATATTCGAGGGAGAATCACATAGTTTTTAGATTCTGTCAAAGTCTGGGATTTTTAGTAAGAACCACAAGCTAGGTCTGATCATGCTTCAAAAAAGTTTCCCAGTCCTTTTTAGTTAACTCCCATACCTCACGAGTTTTAAATTGAGAATCAACAAACTGAGCCGGGTCTGTACGAATAAGCCGCGCACCCGTTTTTGCTTTAAGCTTGCTCGAGCGCTTATTTTCAACTGCATTGGTTAAAATAAGCTTTTCAAATCCCAAATCCCCAAATGCATAAGCTGTAATAGGCTTTAGAGCTTCTCTCATAATACCCTCTCCCCACAGTGCTCCCGCGCCACCCAAAAGCCTCTATTTCCGTGAGTTATATCACGACGCAACTCGATAGCGCCAATCAATTTCGTGTCATTCTCCTTCAGAAAAATACCCCAGACCCACACATCATTTCCCTGTCGAGGCAAAAGTTTATTCATAAAATAATCTGTAACCCCACCTTCCGGATAGGGCCATGGTACTAGCCTTGTCAAATACCTGATCACCTCATAATCCACAAAGCCTCTTTCATAAGCCGGTATGTCTCGCTCTGTTACACCCCGCAATATGAGACGTTCGGTTTCAAAAACAGGAAGTTGGGACATTTCCACTAATTCACCTTCAATACCACTATGATCATCTCTTAAGCCTCCTTTTCAGCATAGCATAAAATAACTGCACTTTAAATTTTAGGCATAATCCCAAAATCCGCGATAGGAAGTTACATTTCTCCTTCAAGTTCAAGGGGACGCAGTTTTTTCGATCGAGCGCGAGTTTTTTTAGGTGTTAAATTTTTAAATCAGCAATAATTGACCCAAAGCGCTAAAAGTTACTCTAAA encodes:
- a CDS encoding GNAT family N-acetyltransferase gives rise to the protein MSQLPVFETERLILRGVTERDIPAYERGFVDYEVIRYLTRLVPWPYPEGGVTDYFMNKLLPRQGNDVWVWGIFLKENDTKLIGAIELRRDITHGNRGFWVAREHCGERVL
- a CDS encoding GNAT family N-acetyltransferase; protein product: MREALKPITAYAFGDLGFEKLILTNAVENKRSSKLKAKTGARLIRTDPAQFVDSQFKTREVWELTKKDWETFLKHDQT